In Triticum urartu cultivar G1812 chromosome 6, Tu2.1, whole genome shotgun sequence, the following proteins share a genomic window:
- the LOC125517398 gene encoding uncharacterized protein LOC125517398 has translation MKRPHKVVLAQPAAAAAMTPRPLPRAPRPVRGDGGEAFRASQRYQSLLQDYKELLKETAAKKNRLHLEKLKKQRLSAEVKFLRRRYTSMSENPSQTAVYRLKNPAMAPTSRTAVWVDHHRSVQAVGSSSKGHQPAQQQRQHPVPRASPVIDLNEACELSSSEETEEFHGYQETARADKVNKYMLEGNVVAGPSDSKMSAFWDARNPAAARAGKRKISWQDQLALRV, from the exons ATGAAGAGGCCTCACAAGGTGGTCCTGGCCCAGCCGGCGGCGGCTGCTGCGATGACGCCTCGGCCGCTGCCTCGCGCGCCCCGGCCCGTCCGCGGCGACGGGGGCGAGGCGTTCAGGGCGAGCCAGAGGTACCAGAGCCTCCTCCAGGACTACAAGGAGCTCCTCAAG GAAACTGCAGCAAAGAAGAACAGATTGCATTTGGAGAAGCTGAAAAAGCAAAGGCTTTCGGCTGAAGTCAA GTTTTTGCGGAGAAGGTACACATCGATGTCCGAAAATCCATCTCAGACTGCTGTTTATAGATTGAAGAACCCGGCAATGGCGCCTACTTCCCGGACAGCCGTGTGGGTTGATCACCACCGGTCCGTTCAGGCTGTTGGGAGTTCAAGCAAAGGTCATCAGCCCGCACAGCAGCAAAGGCAGCATCCGGTTCCACGGGCGTCTCCGGTTATCGACCTCAACGAGGCTTGTGAGCTG AGTTCCTCTGAGGAGACCGAAGAATTTCATGGTTACCAGGAGACTGCTAGGGCAGACAAGGTGAACAAGTACATGTTAGAGGGCAATGTTGTCGCCGGTCCTAGTGACTCGAaaatgtcggcgttctgggatgCTCGGAACCCTGCGGCGGCGCGAGCTGGGAAGAGGAAGATCTCATGGCAGGATCAGTTGGCTCTTAGAGTATAG